The proteins below are encoded in one region of Mycobacterium sp. 3519A:
- a CDS encoding thioesterase II family protein — protein MRLFCFHHAGGGRTTFNAWNRALRPAVEVVAVEIPHRERFDTLRHLVDEVSDQLRPALAAPHMFFGHSFGALLAYRLACRRAADGAPPPRAVFLSSYAPPHLPAPLHAVNTLDDHQLATLLSDLGGMPHEIIRWPSLRDRAVATARNDLRLCMTDDEDSTALLSCPIHAFGGSDDPVVSEADLHEWGMRTSADFSVQMLRGGHFYLNDKPQLFAVLKPLLSTVGAARC, from the coding sequence GTGCGACTGTTCTGCTTTCACCACGCAGGCGGGGGACGGACGACGTTCAACGCCTGGAATCGGGCGCTGCGCCCGGCCGTCGAAGTCGTTGCGGTCGAGATTCCCCACCGCGAGCGATTCGACACGCTGCGCCACCTCGTGGACGAAGTCAGCGATCAGCTGCGACCCGCGCTGGCTGCCCCGCACATGTTCTTCGGCCACAGCTTCGGCGCACTGTTGGCCTATCGGCTGGCATGCAGGCGGGCCGCAGACGGTGCCCCGCCGCCTCGGGCGGTTTTCCTGTCTTCATATGCTCCGCCACACCTGCCCGCGCCGCTTCATGCTGTGAACACCCTCGACGATCACCAGCTTGCGACACTTCTGTCCGATTTGGGTGGAATGCCGCACGAGATCATTCGATGGCCCTCGCTGCGCGATCGAGCCGTCGCGACAGCGCGAAATGACCTGCGGCTGTGCATGACTGACGACGAGGACAGTACCGCGTTGCTGTCCTGCCCGATCCACGCCTTCGGAGGCAGCGACGATCCCGTCGTCAGCGAAGCCGACCTGCACGAATGGGGTATGCGCACATCCGCGGACTTCTCGGTGCAGATGCTGCGGGGCGGCCACTTTTACCTCAATGACAAGCCGCAGTTGTTCGCGGTCCTGAAGCCCCTGCTGTCGACGGTCGGGGCAGCGAGATGCTGA